In Archangium violaceum, the following are encoded in one genomic region:
- a CDS encoding patatin-like phospholipase family protein has product MAMMSGLKTGLVLGGGAARGAYEAGVLSYLREELEPELGRELRLDILAGTSVGAIHACYLAATSDRPRLQGQGMRAHWTGMKVEEVLRVGMGDILRVLREALGKPAPHPRDLQYGGLVDPRGLRAIVSRGIPWLGIGRNLRKGHLDALAVSSTHVGSGRAAVFVQRHGGGIPPWGNDPSYQAQATRISPSHALASAAIPVVFPAVRIQGELHVDGGLRLNVPLSPALRLGAQRVIVISLRHEALRARKLEGESLEQEREQAFATAPFLMGKMLNTLMMDRTDQDLGRLRRLNAILEAGTVAYGPGFAQTLGAVLEPHRSQPLRYVRELLVRPSKDIGALAAEYVRTPEFRRRSSGLAHKAILRLVDRDASHEADLASYLLFDGGFADILIELGRQDARALRAEWLRFWSDEPQCVSEMATMKPPAASAA; this is encoded by the coding sequence ATGGCCATGATGTCCGGGCTGAAGACGGGTCTTGTGTTGGGCGGTGGTGCGGCACGAGGTGCGTATGAAGCCGGGGTGCTCTCCTATCTCCGCGAGGAGCTGGAGCCGGAGCTCGGCCGGGAGCTGAGGCTGGACATCCTCGCGGGCACCTCGGTGGGAGCCATCCACGCCTGCTACCTCGCGGCGACGAGCGATCGGCCGCGCCTGCAGGGGCAGGGGATGAGGGCCCACTGGACGGGGATGAAGGTGGAGGAGGTGCTCCGGGTGGGGATGGGAGACATCTTGCGCGTCCTGCGCGAGGCGCTCGGCAAGCCGGCGCCCCATCCGCGCGACCTTCAGTACGGCGGCCTGGTGGATCCACGCGGGCTGAGGGCGATCGTGAGCCGGGGCATTCCCTGGCTGGGGATTGGCCGCAACCTGCGCAAGGGCCACCTGGATGCGCTCGCGGTGAGCTCCACGCACGTGGGCAGCGGGCGGGCCGCGGTGTTCGTGCAGCGGCACGGGGGCGGAATCCCTCCCTGGGGGAATGATCCCTCCTATCAAGCGCAAGCCACGCGCATCAGCCCCAGCCATGCGCTGGCCTCGGCGGCCATTCCGGTGGTCTTCCCGGCGGTGCGCATCCAGGGCGAGCTGCACGTGGACGGAGGGCTGCGGCTCAACGTCCCGCTCAGTCCCGCGCTGAGGCTGGGAGCGCAGCGGGTGATCGTCATCTCGCTGCGGCACGAGGCGCTCCGTGCCCGGAAGCTGGAGGGCGAGAGCCTGGAGCAGGAGCGCGAGCAGGCCTTCGCGACGGCGCCCTTCCTGATGGGCAAGATGCTCAACACGCTGATGATGGACCGCACCGATCAGGATCTCGGGAGGCTGCGGCGGCTCAACGCCATCCTCGAGGCGGGGACGGTGGCGTACGGGCCGGGCTTCGCGCAGACGCTCGGCGCGGTGCTGGAGCCCCACCGCAGCCAGCCCCTGCGCTACGTGCGGGAGCTGCTGGTGCGGCCCTCGAAGGACATTGGCGCGCTGGCGGCCGAGTACGTCCGCACGCCCGAGTTCCGCCGCCGCAGCTCGGGCCTGGCGCACAAGGCCATCCTGCGGCTGGTGGACCGGGATGCCTCGCACGAGGCGGACCTGGCGTCGTACCTGCTCTTCGATGGTGGCTTCGCGGACATCCTCATCGAGCTGGGACGGCAGGATGCCCGCGCGCTGCGCGCCGAGTGGCTGCGCTTCTGGTCGGACGAGCCGCAGTGCGTGTCGGAGATGGCCACCATGAAGCCTCCCGCGGCGAGCGCCGCCTGA
- a CDS encoding RICIN domain-containing protein — MQSSREVRGISSRRAGLALTLSLALGCSGAEELPVYEGEVRMFSVDHADGTHRMGYGLRTADGRSFELSFDDEHALNVGDQVIVRGQPAPDASTSEHPGQVGERLVVESIEVVAPAPDLATSRDALVSGTPRTVRVAILPLVFPGTTARIDVATARQRLDTVSAYYKELSYGAWTVQGDALAPLSMPKPANCNLDTISNAARAAASSAGLNLSVYTHVGFVIPNNPGFTDCACGLAWVGQPPAAGNSFGDGSLYTCTDPNAFAHEMGHGFGLGHASTARCGTGVAYRSSPYTSCSPDEYGNRFNTMGGGLGHMNAFQKSAMLWLDKCNNVRVSRDATYDLVPIQSASNGIQSLQIPTGDTVDGRPLYFWVEYRNPALASFNAGPDGAPEVNSGVHIDVAQDFRSNSGNRNPLLLDLAPNYPNTHRDPRLTAGRTFQDPNGRVSISVLSQASDKATIRVTFPSGGTGTNTCSDGTLPGGGTNPGPQPGSVVRLVAQHSGKCLDVPSSSTTDGTPLQQWGCNGTNAQAFRLQAASGGAFNLVNVNSGKCVDVSNSNTADGATIQQWGCNGTNAQAFTLNAKSGGYSVVNVNSGKCVDVPNSSLSDGTKVLQYTCNGGGNQTWSIQ; from the coding sequence ATGCAATCGAGTCGCGAAGTGAGAGGGATTTCGAGTCGAAGGGCGGGGCTGGCGCTGACATTGAGCCTGGCCCTGGGGTGCTCCGGCGCCGAGGAGCTTCCGGTCTACGAGGGAGAGGTGCGCATGTTCTCCGTGGACCACGCGGATGGCACGCACCGCATGGGCTATGGCCTGCGGACCGCGGACGGCCGGAGCTTCGAGCTGTCGTTCGACGACGAGCACGCGCTCAACGTGGGAGACCAGGTGATCGTCCGGGGGCAGCCCGCCCCGGACGCGAGCACCAGCGAGCACCCGGGACAGGTGGGTGAGCGGCTCGTGGTCGAGTCCATCGAGGTGGTCGCTCCCGCGCCGGACCTCGCGACGTCGCGGGACGCCCTGGTCAGCGGCACGCCGCGGACCGTGCGCGTGGCCATCCTCCCCCTGGTCTTCCCGGGCACCACGGCGCGCATCGACGTCGCCACGGCCCGCCAGCGGCTGGACACCGTCAGCGCGTACTACAAGGAGCTCTCCTACGGCGCCTGGACGGTGCAGGGGGATGCGCTGGCGCCGCTGAGCATGCCCAAGCCGGCCAACTGCAACCTGGACACCATCAGCAACGCCGCGCGCGCGGCGGCGAGCTCCGCGGGGCTCAACCTGAGCGTCTACACGCACGTGGGCTTCGTCATCCCCAACAACCCGGGCTTCACCGACTGTGCCTGCGGCCTGGCGTGGGTGGGCCAGCCGCCGGCGGCGGGCAACTCGTTCGGCGACGGCAGCCTCTACACCTGCACGGACCCGAACGCCTTCGCGCATGAGATGGGCCACGGCTTTGGTCTGGGGCACGCGTCCACGGCCCGCTGTGGCACCGGGGTCGCGTACCGCTCGAGCCCCTACACGAGCTGCAGCCCGGACGAGTACGGCAACCGCTTCAACACCATGGGCGGCGGACTGGGGCACATGAACGCCTTCCAGAAGTCCGCCATGCTGTGGCTGGACAAGTGCAACAACGTGCGCGTCTCGCGCGATGCGACGTATGACCTGGTGCCCATCCAGAGCGCGTCCAACGGCATCCAGTCCCTGCAGATCCCCACGGGGGACACGGTGGACGGCCGGCCGCTCTACTTCTGGGTGGAGTACCGCAACCCCGCGCTCGCCTCGTTCAACGCGGGTCCGGACGGCGCCCCCGAGGTCAACTCGGGCGTGCACATCGACGTCGCGCAGGACTTCCGCTCGAACAGCGGCAACCGCAACCCGCTCCTGCTGGACCTGGCGCCCAACTACCCCAACACCCACCGCGATCCGCGCCTCACCGCGGGCCGCACCTTCCAGGATCCCAACGGCCGCGTGAGCATCTCCGTGCTCTCCCAGGCGAGCGACAAGGCCACCATCCGCGTCACGTTCCCCAGTGGCGGTACGGGCACCAACACGTGCAGTGATGGCACGCTCCCGGGTGGCGGCACGAACCCCGGGCCCCAGCCGGGCTCCGTGGTGCGCCTCGTCGCGCAGCACAGCGGCAAGTGCCTGGACGTGCCCAGCTCGAGCACCACGGACGGCACGCCCCTCCAGCAGTGGGGCTGCAATGGAACGAACGCCCAGGCCTTCCGCCTCCAGGCGGCGAGCGGTGGCGCCTTCAACCTGGTGAACGTCAACAGCGGCAAGTGCGTCGACGTCTCCAACTCCAACACCGCGGATGGCGCCACCATCCAGCAGTGGGGCTGCAATGGGACGAACGCCCAGGCCTTCACCCTGAACGCCAAGAGCGGCGGCTACTCCGTGGTGAACGTCAACAGCGGCAAGTGCGTCGACGTGCCGAACTCCTCGCTCAGCGACGGCACCAAGGTGCTGCAGTACACCTGCAACGGCGGCGGCAACCAGACCTGGTCCATCCAGTAG
- a CDS encoding aminoglycoside adenylyltransferase domain-containing protein → MSHTQEPEVHVAPEVARYAGEVASRLRALLGDELLGAYLIGSGSLGGYEPGRSDIDIIAICAHRQEVRVKQAIAEALDHRVLACPARGLEFVLYPKDAVATPTRSPRFEMNFNTGAHMNYRLGFDPADEAAHWFVIDLDIARGHAVPLVGPPASELLAAAPRAWVLDAVRDSLTWHAREEPVSPNNVLNACRAWRYAEECVWGTKVAGATWARARLADPSLIEAAIAKRNGQPGPALEQDAVRALVQRVLDAVERASRRSHP, encoded by the coding sequence ATGAGCCACACGCAGGAGCCCGAGGTGCACGTTGCTCCCGAGGTCGCGCGCTACGCGGGAGAGGTCGCGAGCCGCCTCCGCGCGCTACTCGGGGACGAGCTGCTGGGCGCATACCTCATCGGCTCGGGCAGCCTGGGGGGCTATGAGCCGGGGCGGAGCGACATCGACATCATCGCCATCTGCGCCCACCGGCAGGAGGTGCGCGTCAAACAGGCGATCGCGGAGGCCCTCGACCACCGGGTGCTCGCCTGTCCGGCGAGAGGATTGGAGTTCGTGCTCTACCCGAAGGACGCGGTGGCCACGCCCACCCGGTCCCCGAGGTTCGAGATGAACTTCAACACGGGAGCGCACATGAACTACCGGCTCGGCTTCGATCCCGCGGACGAGGCGGCGCACTGGTTCGTCATCGATCTCGACATCGCGCGAGGGCATGCGGTGCCGCTGGTGGGGCCGCCCGCGAGCGAGCTGCTGGCCGCTGCTCCACGGGCCTGGGTGCTGGACGCGGTGCGGGACTCGCTCACATGGCACGCGAGGGAGGAGCCGGTGAGCCCCAACAACGTGCTCAACGCATGCCGGGCCTGGCGCTACGCGGAGGAATGCGTGTGGGGGACCAAGGTGGCCGGCGCCACATGGGCCCGCGCGCGGCTCGCGGACCCCTCGCTCATCGAGGCCGCGATCGCGAAGCGCAATGGCCAGCCGGGCCCCGCTCTGGAGCAGGATGCGGTGCGCGCCCTGGTCCAGCGGGTGCTGGACGCCGTCGAGCGCGCTTCCCGGCGGAGTCATCCGTAG
- a CDS encoding glutathione S-transferase family protein, translating into MKLYYSQHTRGHRPRWVLEELGTPYELHRLDLRKGEHKSPEYQRIHPLGLVPALEDEGRVLVESGAICLYLADKYPEKKLAPTPGSHERGEYYQWVMFALSTLEPPLSTFASHTRFLPEAERQPAVAERAKQQFLPALRMLEQRLTGREYVVGDAFCVADVLLSGVLSWISLVGLANDFPGLRAYTKRQMERPAARRAYAD; encoded by the coding sequence ATGAAGCTCTACTACAGCCAGCACACCCGGGGTCACCGTCCCCGTTGGGTGCTCGAGGAACTGGGCACCCCATACGAACTGCATCGGCTGGACCTGCGCAAGGGCGAGCACAAGTCGCCCGAGTACCAGCGGATCCACCCGTTGGGCCTGGTGCCCGCGCTGGAGGATGAGGGCAGGGTGCTGGTGGAGTCGGGGGCCATCTGTCTCTACCTGGCGGACAAGTACCCGGAGAAGAAGCTGGCTCCGACGCCCGGCTCTCACGAGCGGGGTGAGTACTACCAATGGGTGATGTTCGCCCTGAGCACGCTGGAGCCGCCTCTCTCGACCTTCGCGTCCCATACGCGCTTCCTGCCCGAGGCCGAGCGTCAGCCGGCGGTGGCCGAGCGGGCGAAACAGCAGTTCCTGCCCGCGCTGCGCATGCTGGAACAGCGGCTCACGGGCCGCGAGTACGTCGTTGGTGATGCCTTCTGCGTGGCGGACGTGCTCCTCTCCGGGGTGCTCTCCTGGATCTCGCTGGTGGGCCTGGCCAACGACTTCCCCGGGCTGCGGGCGTACACGAAACGTCAGATGGAACGTCCCGCGGCGAGGCGCGCCTACGCGGACTAG
- a CDS encoding endonuclease/exonuclease/phosphatase family protein: protein MAANLTSGDAQSYDPGHGIRLMRGVAPDVVLLQEFNYALNGEDDIRAMVDRVGPSYHYYREEGAQIANGIISRWPIIESGEWDDPQTSTRDFAWARIDIPGPRDLWAVSVHLLTASSSVRQEQANTLIGRIRATVPESDYLVIGGDLNTDSRGEPCFSVLSQVVVTSSPYPADKSGNTNTSHPRSKPYDHVLVDGDLRKYQKATVIGSNTFAGGLVLDSRVYTPLTDISPVESGDSDATNMQHMGVVKDFRVPLF from the coding sequence ATGGCGGCCAACCTCACCAGCGGGGATGCCCAGTCCTACGACCCGGGCCACGGCATCCGGTTGATGCGAGGCGTGGCCCCGGACGTCGTGCTCCTCCAGGAGTTCAACTACGCGCTCAATGGAGAGGACGACATCCGCGCGATGGTGGATCGGGTTGGACCCAGCTATCACTACTACCGGGAGGAGGGAGCGCAGATCGCCAACGGCATCATCAGTCGCTGGCCCATCATCGAGTCGGGTGAGTGGGACGATCCCCAGACGAGCACCCGGGACTTCGCATGGGCACGCATCGACATCCCCGGCCCGCGCGACCTCTGGGCCGTGAGTGTGCACCTGCTCACCGCCAGCAGCAGCGTTCGTCAGGAGCAGGCCAACACGCTCATCGGGCGGATCCGCGCCACCGTGCCCGAGAGCGACTACCTCGTCATCGGCGGAGATCTCAACACGGACAGCCGAGGCGAGCCCTGCTTCTCCGTCCTCTCGCAGGTGGTCGTCACCAGCAGTCCCTACCCCGCGGACAAGAGCGGAAACACCAACACCAGCCACCCGAGGAGCAAGCCCTACGACCATGTCCTGGTGGATGGGGATCTCCGCAAGTATCAGAAGGCCACGGTCATCGGTTCCAATACCTTCGCGGGTGGGCTCGTCCTCGACAGCCGCGTCTACACCCCGCTGACGGACATCTCCCCGGTGGAGTCCGGGGACAGCGATGCCACCAACATGCAGCACATGGGCGTGGTGAAGGACTTCCGCGTCCCCCTCTTCTGA
- a CDS encoding right-handed parallel beta-helix repeat-containing protein — MILSAFLCVENRAHAAVGATTPFISYEAEAGTVGGGASVSSLTSPPTTQYSSPELEASGHAYVRLTGTGQYVQWVNDTGKNITAINVRASIPDAPNGGGITATLNLYVNGVFRQALTLSSKQTWLYEGNNNYQGNNQNPADGAPRVFYDDMHTFITGAAVPPGATIRLQKDAANTASFYYIDVVDLEAPPPPLTQPANSLSITSYGAVANDSSVDNSAAIQNCINAAQSQGKSVWIPVGTFYVRTTGGINATGITIQGAGMWYSTIYRNMPLPNANPLGAIFNLTSCTVRNFALDSNAPSRAVVDGCGGGMDTTGTNWLADSIWTQHTMSGFWASGTGGTVQNCRLTSIWADGFNLNNVSLTGTVGNNLTGRNNFVRGTGDDAIAINSVDYNGSQHYTPMSNATLLNNTSIAPWGGKGIGIYGGSGHLVKDNYMSDTARYVGLGVMKFGVNGSDLLSGTVTGNTVVRSGGNGFVQQQPALHIGNGGDGQNVGTVANVTVSGNTVIDSLYNGVGFSTSSNILFENNTIISPGLDGVVISPPFYPAPTGSATIRGNTVSGLEPGRYPFLSFSNGFVATVTGNSWPDGSPRKLIPGMSVSLQAVGNGMYVCAEDAGSSPLIANRTAAGPWETYTVVDAGNGNIALRAQINEMYVCAENTGSSPLIANRTAVGPWESFTEVDAGNGNIALRAQVNGLYVSASNSGNGPLIANQASVGAWETFAVQIH, encoded by the coding sequence ATGATCTTGAGCGCTTTCTTGTGCGTCGAGAACAGGGCCCATGCCGCCGTTGGAGCGACCACGCCCTTCATCAGCTACGAGGCCGAGGCTGGAACGGTGGGGGGTGGTGCTTCCGTTTCATCCCTGACGTCTCCGCCCACGACGCAGTACTCGAGTCCTGAGCTGGAGGCATCGGGCCATGCCTATGTCCGGCTCACGGGAACCGGCCAGTACGTGCAGTGGGTGAACGATACGGGCAAGAACATCACCGCGATCAATGTGCGCGCCAGCATTCCGGACGCGCCGAACGGAGGAGGGATCACCGCCACGTTGAATCTGTACGTCAATGGGGTGTTTCGTCAGGCCCTCACCCTGAGCTCGAAGCAGACCTGGCTCTATGAAGGCAACAACAACTATCAAGGCAACAATCAGAACCCCGCGGACGGCGCTCCACGCGTCTTCTACGACGACATGCACACCTTCATCACGGGTGCGGCCGTCCCGCCGGGAGCCACGATCCGCCTTCAGAAAGACGCAGCGAATACAGCATCGTTCTACTACATCGACGTCGTTGATCTGGAAGCGCCTCCCCCGCCGCTCACCCAGCCGGCCAACTCGCTCTCCATTACCAGCTACGGGGCCGTGGCCAACGACAGCAGCGTAGACAACTCGGCCGCCATCCAGAATTGCATCAACGCCGCCCAGTCCCAGGGAAAGAGCGTCTGGATTCCCGTGGGCACCTTCTATGTCAGGACGACAGGGGGGATCAACGCGACGGGAATCACCATCCAGGGCGCGGGGATGTGGTACAGCACGATCTACCGCAACATGCCGCTTCCCAACGCGAACCCGTTGGGAGCCATCTTCAACCTCACGTCCTGCACGGTGCGGAACTTCGCCCTCGATTCGAACGCCCCCAGCAGGGCCGTCGTTGACGGCTGTGGCGGCGGTATGGATACGACGGGCACCAACTGGCTGGCGGACAGCATCTGGACTCAACATACGATGTCCGGGTTCTGGGCCTCGGGTACCGGCGGAACGGTGCAGAATTGCCGCCTCACGAGCATCTGGGCCGATGGGTTCAATCTCAACAACGTCAGCCTCACCGGGACCGTCGGCAACAACCTGACCGGTAGGAACAACTTCGTCCGAGGTACGGGCGATGACGCGATCGCCATCAACTCCGTCGACTACAACGGGAGTCAGCACTACACCCCGATGTCCAACGCCACCCTGCTCAACAACACCTCGATCGCTCCCTGGGGAGGGAAGGGAATCGGAATCTATGGTGGCAGCGGTCACCTGGTGAAAGACAACTACATGAGTGATACGGCGAGGTATGTCGGCCTGGGCGTGATGAAGTTCGGCGTGAACGGGTCGGATCTCCTCTCCGGAACGGTGACGGGTAACACCGTCGTGCGCAGTGGTGGAAATGGCTTCGTCCAACAGCAGCCGGCCCTGCACATTGGCAACGGCGGCGACGGCCAGAACGTGGGCACGGTCGCGAACGTCACGGTCAGTGGGAATACCGTGATCGACTCGCTGTACAATGGGGTTGGCTTCTCGACGAGCTCCAACATCCTCTTCGAGAACAATACGATCATTTCTCCGGGGCTGGACGGGGTCGTCATTTCTCCACCGTTCTATCCAGCCCCCACCGGCTCCGCGACGATCCGTGGCAATACCGTGAGCGGCCTGGAACCCGGAAGGTATCCGTTCCTCAGTTTCTCGAACGGTTTCGTGGCCACGGTCACGGGAAACAGCTGGCCAGATGGGAGCCCCCGCAAGCTGATCCCCGGTATGAGCGTTTCCCTCCAGGCCGTGGGCAACGGGATGTACGTCTGCGCCGAGGATGCTGGGAGCAGCCCGCTCATCGCCAACCGCACCGCGGCCGGTCCATGGGAGACATACACCGTGGTCGATGCTGGCAACGGGAACATCGCTCTCCGGGCCCAGATCAACGAGATGTACGTCTGCGCCGAGAATACTGGGAGCAGCCCGCTCATCGCCAACCGCACCGCGGTCGGCCCGTGGGAGTCCTTCACCGAGGTCGACGCTGGCAACGGGAACATCGCCCTCCGGGCCCAGGTCAACGGGCTGTATGTCTCCGCCAGTAATTCTGGGAACGGCCCGCTCATCGCCAACCAGGCCTCGGTGGGCGCTTGGGAGACCTTCGCCGTCCAGATTCACTGA
- a CDS encoding epoxide hydrolase family protein encodes MSLRPYRIDVPETVLVDLHRRLDATRFPEPLPGGWERGADVSYVRELCAYWRHQYDWRKHEAELNRHPQFLCEVDGVDIHFWHVRGRGPAPIPLLLTHGWPGSIYEFHHLIGPLTDPAAHGGNPADAFDVVIPALPGYGFSGKPREAGWNPARIAAAFDRLMVQELGYSRYGAQGGDWGSIVTMALGVKHAEHLLGIHLNMPLAAPPPGAEQSEEVRSFGQKAAAWQAAEAGYSHVQGTKPMSLAIAQADSPAGLAAWIVEKFRTWSDCGGDVERAFSKDWLLTNLMFYWAPNSIASAANLYFETMALRQVDLSTPVRVPTGVAAFPREILTAPRSWLEARFDLRRYTEMPRGGHFAATEAPELFLEDVRAFFRTLR; translated from the coding sequence ATGTCCCTTCGTCCCTACCGCATCGACGTCCCCGAGACCGTTCTCGTTGATCTCCACCGTCGCCTGGACGCAACGCGTTTTCCGGAGCCGCTCCCCGGCGGCTGGGAGCGCGGTGCCGATGTTTCCTACGTGCGCGAGCTCTGCGCGTATTGGCGCCACCAGTACGACTGGCGCAAGCACGAGGCCGAGCTGAACCGCCATCCGCAGTTCCTCTGCGAGGTGGACGGGGTCGACATCCATTTCTGGCATGTCCGGGGAAGGGGACCGGCCCCCATCCCCCTGCTGCTCACCCACGGTTGGCCGGGGTCCATCTACGAATTCCACCACCTCATCGGCCCGTTGACGGACCCGGCCGCGCACGGCGGAAATCCGGCGGACGCGTTCGACGTCGTCATCCCCGCGCTGCCCGGTTACGGATTCAGCGGCAAGCCTCGCGAGGCCGGGTGGAATCCCGCGCGTATCGCCGCGGCCTTCGATCGGCTGATGGTCCAGGAGCTCGGCTACTCCCGCTACGGCGCGCAGGGCGGTGATTGGGGCAGCATCGTCACCATGGCGCTCGGCGTGAAGCACGCCGAGCACCTGCTGGGCATCCATCTCAACATGCCCCTGGCCGCGCCTCCTCCGGGTGCGGAGCAGAGCGAGGAGGTCAGGAGCTTCGGACAGAAGGCCGCGGCCTGGCAGGCGGCCGAGGCGGGCTATAGCCACGTGCAGGGGACGAAGCCGATGTCGCTCGCCATCGCGCAGGCCGACTCGCCGGCGGGGCTCGCCGCGTGGATCGTCGAGAAGTTCCGCACCTGGAGCGATTGTGGCGGGGACGTGGAGCGAGCCTTCTCCAAGGACTGGCTGCTGACGAACCTGATGTTCTACTGGGCGCCCAACAGCATCGCGAGCGCGGCCAACCTGTACTTCGAGACCATGGCCCTGCGGCAGGTGGACCTGAGCACGCCTGTACGCGTCCCCACGGGGGTGGCGGCGTTTCCCCGGGAGATCCTCACCGCGCCCCGGAGCTGGCTGGAGGCGCGGTTCGATCTGCGGCGGTACACGGAGATGCCTCGCGGCGGTCACTTCGCCGCCACCGAGGCGCCGGAGTTGTTTCTCGAGGACGTGCGCGCGTTCTTCCGCACGCTGCGTTAG
- a CDS encoding DNA alkylation repair protein, giving the protein MPEQLKNFFDRKVVERIAAMLHGAHPSFPRQRFLAEATDGLEAHELLGRARHIMRAMHRALPGDFEHAAGILLRSLGPEFERQELQGMGVFIYLPHTLYVAEHGLGHFETSMRAQYELTKRFTAEFSIRPFLERYPRETWERLRQWTKDPSVHVRRLVSEGTRPRLPWASRLRAFQEDPRPVLELLELLKDDPELYVRRSVANNLNDIGKDHPDVLVDTCERWSEGASPERSWIIRHALRSAVKRGDARALSVLGFRGGGGLEVTASFRPERVRLGESVGMTLSVINRTRTRQQAIVDFAVHFIKANGSASPKVFKGGKVDLLPGASCTLEKTISFAAKTTRKHYTGTHRVEALVNGRTTDLGSFTVVG; this is encoded by the coding sequence ATGCCGGAACAGCTCAAGAACTTCTTCGACCGGAAAGTGGTGGAGCGCATCGCCGCCATGCTGCATGGCGCCCACCCGTCCTTCCCGCGGCAACGCTTCCTGGCCGAGGCCACCGACGGACTCGAGGCTCACGAGCTCCTGGGACGGGCCCGCCACATCATGCGGGCGATGCACCGGGCGCTCCCGGGTGACTTCGAGCACGCGGCCGGAATCCTCCTGCGTTCGCTCGGGCCGGAGTTCGAACGCCAGGAGCTCCAGGGCATGGGGGTGTTCATCTACCTGCCTCACACCCTGTACGTAGCGGAGCATGGGCTCGGCCACTTCGAAACGTCGATGCGCGCCCAGTACGAGCTCACCAAACGATTCACCGCGGAGTTTTCCATCCGCCCGTTCCTCGAGCGCTACCCACGCGAGACATGGGAGCGCCTCCGGCAATGGACGAAGGATCCGAGCGTCCACGTCCGGCGGCTCGTCTCGGAGGGCACGAGGCCCCGGCTGCCGTGGGCTTCACGCCTTCGTGCGTTCCAGGAGGATCCTCGCCCGGTGCTCGAGCTGCTCGAGCTGCTCAAGGACGATCCCGAGCTCTACGTCCGGCGCTCCGTCGCCAACAACCTGAACGACATCGGCAAGGACCACCCGGACGTCCTGGTGGACACCTGCGAACGGTGGAGTGAGGGGGCCTCGCCGGAACGGTCGTGGATCATCCGCCACGCGCTCCGCTCCGCCGTGAAGCGAGGAGACGCGCGTGCCCTCTCGGTGCTCGGTTTCCGCGGAGGCGGAGGGCTCGAGGTGACGGCCTCGTTCCGGCCCGAGCGGGTCCGGCTGGGCGAGAGCGTTGGGATGACCCTGTCCGTCATCAATCGCACGCGGACACGGCAGCAGGCCATCGTCGACTTCGCCGTGCACTTCATCAAGGCGAACGGCTCGGCCAGTCCAAAGGTCTTCAAGGGAGGCAAGGTCGATCTCCTCCCCGGCGCCTCCTGCACCCTCGAGAAGACGATCTCCTTCGCCGCGAAGACGACGCGAAAGCACTACACGGGCACGCACCGGGTCGAGGCGCTCGTCAATGGCCGGACCACGGACCTGGGGAGCTTCACCGTCGTGGGGTGA